TACCCCTGGTCGCCAGTTCTAAAGAAACCGTCTTCCGTAAAGATTTCCGCATTCAAGTCGGGCCTGTTGCGGTAACCCTTGAAAACGCTGTCGCCCTTCACCAGCACTTCGCTGTGGTCCCCGATTTTCACCTGCAAGTGCGTGAGGGGCTGTCCCACGCTTCCGGGCCGCGCAGAGCCGGGCCTGTTCACGCTGACAACCGGCGAACATTCCGTAAGGCCGTAGCCCTCGCAGACATCAAAGCCCACGTTCAACAGGAAGCGGCAAATCGTCTTGTTCAGCGCTCCCCCGCCCGAAATCACCAGGCGGAACCGCCCGCCCATGGCTTCGCGCATTTTGCTGTAAACTAGCTTGTCGTAAATTTTGCAAAGCACCCCGCGACGTTCCAGAGGGTTGCGCCGTTTGGCCAAGGCAATGGCATGTTCAAAGACCAGCTTCTGGATTCCGCAAATCTTTTCGCTCGCCGCCGTCATGCTTTCGTACAGGCGTTCCAGGATTCTGGGCACCACCGTCATGACCGTAGGGCTGATTTCACGGATAATTTCGGCAGTGTGCCGCGGCGAATCCGCAAAGTAAACCTTGGTACCGCTAAGGGTGTAAAAGTAGACCGACATACGTTCAAAGGCATGCGCCACCGGCAAAACCACGAGGCACACATCGGTCGAAACGTTCAGTCGTAAAAAGTCACGCTTGATTACCTGGATCTGCGAAAGCATGTTGCGGTGCGTCAGTTCGACGCCCTTGGGCACTCCCGTAGAACCGCTGGTATAAATAATGGAGAACACGTCGTCGGGGTTCAGGGAATGCATCTGCTGGTTCAGCCACAGAGACGATTCCGGTTGCTTGGAAAGCTCCACCCCTTCTTTCACGAGGTCGTCCCAGTACACACCGTTAGGCGGCAACTCCGAATTGCGGTCGAGGCAAATCACCGCCTTGAAGTTTGGCATCAAGGCACCGATTGCAGGTGACAAGTCCGACAGCTTGTTCAGGAGCAACACCTGCACCGAGGCGTCGTCACGCTGGTATTTGAAATTCTCTGCCGAAATGTTCGGGAACAGGGGCACCACTCGGGCCTGGTTCAGCTGGGTCGCCACATCGGCCATGATCCATTCGGGACAGCTGTTGACCACGATGCCAATACTCTTGCCTGCGGTAAGGCCTCGAGCCCTGAAGGCAAGTGCAAGGCACTGGGTTTCTTGGCGAAGTCTCGTCCCCGAAAAATGTTCCCAGCCATTAGGTGTACGGTGAAACCATCCTGCGAAGTTTTCACGATCGCAGTTTGCGAAAAACGCATGCGCAAGCGATGTATACTGCAGCGGTTCCATACAAAACACCCATCCTACTATGAATAAAATACATTTATTACACGGATTTTTTCTGTTAAATTTATCACAAATCCGTTTTTTTTCTTTATATTTGTGTCAAAGGGTTAGTTTATCTGTTTGAATCAAAGGAATATAACATGTTCAAAAAGATTCTTGATAAATACAACGGCATCAAGCTGAACTACCGTATCGCAATTGCCATCGTGCTCGGCACACTCCTTGGCATCTTCCTCCCCGAACAACGTTGGATCGGCGAACTGGGCGTCCTGTTCGTCGGCGCCATGAAGGGCATCGCCCCCATCCTGGTGTTCGTCTTGATCGTGAACTCCCTTTCTACAGGCAAGACTTCGCTTGACCGACGGTTCGGAAAAGTATTCGCCTTTTACATGATCAGCACCATTCTAGCGGCCATCGTAGCCGTCACGGCCAGTTTCTTGTTCCCGCAGAACCTGCAACTGGCACAGAGCGCAACCACCAGTGCCGTTTTGCCTAAGGGC
The nucleotide sequence above comes from Fibrobacter sp. UWT2. Encoded proteins:
- a CDS encoding long-chain fatty acid--CoA ligase produces the protein MEPLQYTSLAHAFFANCDRENFAGWFHRTPNGWEHFSGTRLRQETQCLALAFRARGLTAGKSIGIVVNSCPEWIMADVATQLNQARVVPLFPNISAENFKYQRDDASVQVLLLNKLSDLSPAIGALMPNFKAVICLDRNSELPPNGVYWDDLVKEGVELSKQPESSLWLNQQMHSLNPDDVFSIIYTSGSTGVPKGVELTHRNMLSQIQVIKRDFLRLNVSTDVCLVVLPVAHAFERMSVYFYTLSGTKVYFADSPRHTAEIIREISPTVMTVVPRILERLYESMTAASEKICGIQKLVFEHAIALAKRRNPLERRGVLCKIYDKLVYSKMREAMGGRFRLVISGGGALNKTICRFLLNVGFDVCEGYGLTECSPVVSVNRPGSARPGSVGQPLTHLQVKIGDHSEVLVKGDSVFKGYRNRPDLNAEIFTEDGFFRTGDQGYFDRDGFLYLTGRLKELLKTSTGKYVSPNPIELELGRHLLIEQALVVANDRKFASALIFLNPVNAKRFLKRTGNDFNLEKALKSRRIRESISRHVERVNSKLNHWEQIRQWTLIGDELTVESGLLTPTLKIRRSVAEARFAEEIEKMYEEASN